In the Endozoicomonas sp. SCSIO W0465 genome, GAAGTACGGGAATACCAAAATACAGTGAAACCATGACAAGAGCCCCCTGAATAGACTCCCGCCGTATACCGGATGAACATAACATTCCCGCAGAACCCTCAATCAGCAATACTTTACGATAAGGAAAACAATACTGGCTCAGTTGCCGGAATAACCGACCATCGATAATAGAGGCAGCCAGATCGATCAGTGTTTTCCTCTCAACCAGCCAGTCGTTGTTAACTTTATAATCTCCGTTTGCAAGACAGACGGTGTTAACAACAACACCATCCCGATTCTGCAGTGAGTCAATTATCCCTGAAGCCCTTTCCCGATAATCAATGTCAATCTGGATATTATGCATGGTGTAAGCATTATTCTGGCCATCAGGACAGGCAGCAGTATAGCTTATTGTGTATGATTGCTACGGCCAGCAGAGAAACAGAGGAAGAAACAATGAAGTCAGTCGCAATATTCTGTGGTGCCCGCTCTGGTCGCAAGGAAGCCTACCGACAGGCAGCCGAAGCATTGGTGGACTCACTGTTAGAACAAGGCATCACCATTGTCTATGGCGGTGGCAATATCGGGCTGATGGGTGCTATCGCTGATCGGGCCATTGCTGGTGGTGGAAGGGTGGTTGGCGTTATTCCTCATGCCCTTGTCCAACAGGAACAGGCTCACAATGGTTTGAATGAGTTAATCCATGTTAATGACATGCATGAGCGCAAGCAGAAAATGAATGAATTGGCGGATGGCTTTATCACACTGTCTGGCGGTGCTGGCAGTATGGATGAACTGTTTCAGGAAATTGCCCATAAGCAGGTAGGCTACCATGGCAAACCCTGTGCCATTCTGAATACGGCTGGCTATTATGATCATTTAGTAGCTTGGTTGGAAAATGCCGTGGATGAAGGTTTTCTAACCCGGTACTGGTATGACCAGCTGGTGATTGACCACTCCCCGGAAGAACTGGTGAGCAGAATGATGGGCACGAAAATATGAAGCCGCTACTGGTTTATCTGCATGGTCTGAACAGCTCTTCACAGTCAAGGAAGGCTATTCAAACCACAGAGTATGTTCAGGATAACCAGTTGGATGTTGAATTATGGATACCGGATCTGCCGGTTTTTCCATCGGATATTGTGCAGTGTTTACAGAGCCACCTGAAAAAGTCGCTGAACCTGCGGGATATCTACATCATTGGCAGCTCCCTTGGTGGCTTCCTGGGTGCCTGGCTGCAACACTGGTTGCTTGATAATGGGCACAGGAAAAAGGCAAGGCTGGTGCTGATTAACCCGGCCGTTGTTCCCCATAAACGATTCGAAGCGTTTCTTGGTCCCCAGAAAAACTTTCATACCGGTGCCGACTGGGTGATGACCGACGAGTATGTTGCACAGCTGCTCCTTCTGGAAACAGAGCCCCCGGCATCACCGGAAAACACGCTTCTTATGGTACAAACGGGTGATGAAACACTGGACTACCGCCTGGCGGTGGAAAAGTACCAGCAATGCACAGTGATCGTACAGGACGGCGGCAGCCACGCCTTTGATCATTTTGAGACAATGCTGCCAGAAATCTTAGACTTTCTGGGACAGGATTTTCCCACATCCGTTTGAACAAATCACCGTCGATTCGTTACACTCTCTATTTTCACGCTTTGCGTCATAAAGCGATCAGTCAGCAAGGACTCATGGTAAAGAACGACTACAATGCCGAGGCGATTGAGGTACTCAGTGGCCTCGACCCGGTGCGCAAACGCCCCGGAATGTACACCGACACCACCCGGCCAAACCATCTTGCCCAGGAAATCATCGACAACAGCGTGGATGAGGCCCTGGCAGGTTTTGCTTCCCATATCAAAGTCACCCTGCACAAAGACCAGTCTCTGGAAGTGGTGGATGATGGCCGGGGTATGCCCACCGATATCCACCCGGAACATGGCATCTCGGGTATTGAGCTTATTCTCACCCGCCTGCATGCCGGTGGTAAATTCTCCAGCAAGAATTACCAGTTCTCCGGTGGTTTGCACGGGGTGGGTGTTTCTGTGGTCAATGCGCTCTCCAGCCGCCTGGAAGTGACCGTTCGCCGTGGCGGCATCGTTTCAGCCATCAGCTTTAAAGATGGCTATAAGGATGAAGACCTCCACGAAACCGGCACCTGCGGACGTCGCAATACCGGAACAATGGTTCGTTTCTGGCCCGATGCCAGCTACTTCGACTCCCCACGATTTTCCGTACCACGGCTAATGCACATTCTGCGGGCCAAGGCAGTGCTTTGCCCTGGCCTGCGGGTTGAATTTGATGACCGGATTTCTGAAGACGTGACCGAGTGGTACTACGAGGATGGCCTGAACGACTATCTCAAAAGTGCCACAAGAGGCTTTGCCGTGCTCCCCGTTGAACCCTTTACCGGTTCCCTGAAAGGGGAAAGCGAGGCGGTAGACTGGGCCGTCCAATGGCTACCCGAGGGCGGTGAACTGCTGACGGAAAGCTATGTCAACCTGATTCCCACCCCGTTGGGCGGCACCCATGTGAATGGCCTCAGAACCGGCCTGCTGGAAGCCATCCGGGAATTCTGTGAATTCAGGAACCTGTTGCCCCGTGGCGTGAAACTCGGTGGCGATGATTTGTGGGAAAACTGCGCCTACGTATTATCTGCCAAGTTGGCAGACCCGCAATTCTCCGGCCAGACCAAGGAACGTCTCTCTTCCAGGGAGTGTGCCGCCTTTGTCTCTGGTGTGGCAAAAGATGCCTTTAGCCTCTGGCTGAACCAACACACCGCTGAAGCTGAACTGCTGGCAGAACTCTGCATCAGCAATGCCCAGAAACGGATGCGCAAAGCCAAAAAGGTTGCTCGTAAAAAAGTGACCCAGGGGCCAGCACTGCCAGGCAAACTGGCGGATTGTGCCAGTCAGGACCTGGGCATGACCGAACTGTTCCTGGTGGAAGGGGACTCAGCAGGCGGCTCTGCCAAACAGGCCCGTGACCGTGAGTATCAGGCCATCATGCCGTTGCGGGGTAAAATCCTTAACAGCTGGGAAGTAGACTCCTCAGAAGTACTGGCCTCCCAGGAAATACACGATATCTCCGTAGCCCTGGGGGTTGATCCGGCATCGGATAACCTGGACGGTTTGCGCTACGGTAAAATCTGCATTCTTGCCGATGCGGACTCTGATGGCTTGCACATCGCGACCCTGCTCTGTGCGCTGTTCGTTCAACACTTCCGCCCACTGGTGGAACGCGGCCATATTTATGTTGCCATGCCGCCGCTTTACCGGATTGATGTGGCCAAAGACGTCTATTACGCCCTGGATGAAGCAGAGAAAGAAGGCATTCTTGAACGCATCCGTGCCGAGAAAAAGAAAGGCAAGGTCAATGTGCAACGCTTTAAGGGACTGGGTGAGATGAACCCTTTGCAGTTGCGAGAAACTACGATGTCTGCAGACACTCGTCGTCTTGTTCAGTTAACCCTGGACAACGAGGAGGAGACGACTCAGCGGATGGATATGCTGCTGGCCAAGAAACGCAGTTCAGACCGCAAGCTTTGGCTGGAGTCCAGGGGTAATCTGGTTGAAATTGCTTAATTCCTGTGAATTTCATCGTTAAGTTTGGCAATTCGTCATAAAGCTTGTCAATATTTTAATCAGTAAAATTGACAAGCCTAAAAAGCCTCCTATGTTTGATACTAAGGTATCTGTGTAGGGGGCTTTTTTTTGTGAGTCGGAGATTTCAACCAAAAGATAAGCACGGCAGAGTAATTAAAATGTCGGCTGTGAACTCTAACTGGATGTTCGCAAGCAGAAAGAATAACAATGTGCTGTTCCTTCAGACTGAAGATGAATATAAGTTCTGTCATTTTCTGGAGTTTGATACGCGAATTCAGAGTTACATTTCACAGCCGCCAAGGATAATGTACCACATAGATCAGGAGAGTCATGAATACACAGCCGATTTTTTTGCTTATACATTTTCAGATGGAGAATGGTATTTTGAAGTGAAAACTGATTCTTTTGATATAAATGCCCATAAGAGTGATAAAGAGAAATATGAATCTATTGAATACGATTTAAAGAAGCAAGGTTTTAATTTTTTAATTATTGATGAGTTTCTTGAAAAGAACAGCGTGCTTTATCAAAATATGTTGCAATTTAAAAGCTATCGAAAATCAGATATTAATGAGCAGTATATGAATCTATTTAAAAATATCTTCTCTGGGTATGAAGGAAATTTCGTAAGGTTAAAAGAACTTCTGAAAATAGCATGTAGATTGACTGGTAACGAACCAGAGGTTGTAAACTATCATGCATATACATTAATTAGTAAGGGGATTATAGAGTTTGATGTTCATAAAATGTTTTCCACGAATATGTATGTGAGGTTCGCAGATGAAGGTAACACTAACATCTGGAATGCAGTTTCATTATAATGATCGGCTATGTGAAGTTATTTCATGGAATAGCAGAATAGTTCTAACTTTAGATGTACTCTCTAAGACAGAGATCAGGATTCCTGAAATAGAGGTTTTAGAAGGTATTGAAAATGGAAGTATTAAATTAATTAATGAAGAAACTGTTGGAAATGAAAGGCTTCAGTCTAAGAGTAAAGATTTAAATTCATATGATAAATCAGAAAAGGAAAGGGCAGAGTATCGACATAAATTTATAAAAGGTTTAGAAGAAGAAGGAGTTTTTTCTATTTCTCCTAAAACTCAAGTGATAATCGATAGCATAGCGGAGAATAATAATCTGAAGTCACCCTCTTGGAGGTCTGTAAGTCGTTGGAGAAAAGAGTATATAAAAAATGGAAGATCTATAAGGGGATTGATTGGTCACCTGGATAACTGTGGTAGCTATGAAAGAAAAAGGGGCAAACTACAAGAGTTGATTGATGAAGTTATTAAAGAGGTTTATTTGACTAAGGAAAGGATTAGCTTGAGTGAAACTCATCGACAATTAGAAACAGCGATAAAGGAGTACAATAAACAGAATGATGATGATATTCCGGTTCCATCTTATTCAACAATGCAGAGAGAAATTAAGAAAATTCCTCCTTATGAAATAAAAGAAAAGAGGGAAGGAGTAAGACAGGCCAAAGAAGAGTTCAGGGTTACTAAATTTTATGCACCCCCAAAGCGTGTGTTACAGAGAGCGGAAGCAGATCATACAACCTTGGATTATTTTTTGCTTGATGATGAAACCCTTCTACCACTTGGGAGACCTTATATAACAGTGATTATTGATAAATACTCAAGAGTGCCACTAGGTGTCTGTATCTCATTTTATGAGGGGAGTTATCTAACTGTTGCCAAAGCGCTTAAAAGTGCACTTTTGCCAAAAACATATTTAAAATCACAGTTTCAAAATATAAAAAATAGCTTTCCATATTTCGGTAAGATGGATGAGCTTACAGTTGATAATGCCAGGGAATTTTGGTCTGAAGACTTAAAGTTTGCCTGTCTTGATCTTGATATAAATCTTCATTATGCAAGAGTGAAGAAAGGGTGGGAAAAAGGCAGTATCGAAAATTTCTTTAGACGACAAAATGCAAGACTTATTGAGAATATAAAAGGTAAAACATTCTCCAGTATTTTCAAAAAACAAGAATATGACCCTGAAAAAGAAGCAATTATGACCTTTAATGAGTTTCTTTCAGTATTCTATAAATGGCTGGTTGATATCTATCCTTATGAAGAGATTAGGATCAGTAATGGTCGAGTACTTGTTCCGCATAAAGCTTGGGTTAGTAGTATTAATGAAGTTCCCAGAGAGATTTTTTCTAAAGATAGTCTGGATATAATTCTTGGAAAAACAGAAGAGCGTATGCTGAAAGTTGGCGGTGTTCAGATAGATTATCTTAAATATGATTCAAGAGAGTTATCTGAATATAGAGCAAGATATCAAAATAATGAAAATGTACTGATTAAATACAATCCTGAAGATATGGGTTGTATATATGTGCTTAATAAGTTTAGTGGTGAATATTTTTCTGTTCCTGCAATTGATATTGAATATGCTGGAGGGTTGACTTACTGGCAGCATAAAGTGATTAGGCGTTATGCAAATGACTTTATGAAACTTTCAAATAAAGAGGGTGAGAATTTACACGCAGCAAAGGTGGAGCTAAATAAATTAGTAAAGACCCTTGTTGATGGTAAGAGTAAAAAAGCCGCTTCAAAAGCCATAGCAAAATATAGAGGAACATCAACAAAAGAAGGTGCTTCCGTCAATGAAAGTAGTCGTAGAGAAGATCATCAAGACTTGGAGTCTCTATCAACTCAGACAATGGGGAAGCGTAAGCTAAGGAACTTTGATGATGAGTAGCAAAAATAATAAAGGCTCTTTTCGGGTTACAGACTGCTCTGCAATGAAAATTGGCCAAAGGCCTTGATATACAATGCCTTCAGGAAACTGCTGGCTAAATATTGCCAAGCCCTGCCACAGGAGGATTCCAGCCTGATTTATGAAATCAGCAGTCTGCAATACGAAAAGAGCCATAATAAAATATACGGAAAGATTTATAATGAATATTTTATTTGGCATGAATCAGCTAAAGGAGTCAAAGAGGTAATTTCTCAAAAAGTGCTGGAAGCAGGATAATTTCGGTCAGTCGTCTATCCTCTCACCATGGCTTTTCTAGAACACCAGCAGTTACAACCTGAAGATCTACTGAGATTCATCACTCAGCAGCAAGAGCAGATCATTCAGCTCAAAGAGCAGATAGAATTGCTTGAAGCAGAGATTCGTCGTCTAAAAAAACTGCCCGCAAAGCCTGACATCAAACCAAACACCAAACCTCCCGATGATGACACCGGCAGCCCTGATGGAGATCCATCCGCTCCTGAGGGTAACGATGGAGCCAGCCCAGACACCTCGTCAAAGCAGAAGGTTAAGAAGCCCAACGAGAAAACCAGAAAGCAGCGTAAACAGCCCCGAAAGCCATCGGCGGAAAAATCCATACCCATTGCTGCCACTGATGTTCCGGAGGGATCAATCAGGAATGGAACCACCCCTTTTCATGTTCAGGAACTGACAATACAAACATCCAGTATTGAATATCTTTTAGAGCAATGGGTGACACCCGATGGACAAACCATTACGGCCAAACCGCCAGCCAGCCTTCATGGACATCATTACGGGCCAATGCTGCAGGCCTACGTTCTGCACCAGTATCATGGTTGCTCCGTTACCCAGCCAGAACTGCTGGACTGGCTATGGGACATTGGAATCTCTATTTCCAGCGGGGAACTCAGCCAGCTTCTGACGAAAGGACACGAGCAGTTCCATGCTGAGAAAGATGAGCTGTTGACTACAGGTATTCGCTGTTCAAGTTATATCCAGACAGACGACACGGGAACAAGGCATAAGGGGAAGAACGGTTACTGCACCATCATCAATAACGAGTCCTTTGCCTGGTTCGAGAGCACAGACAGCAAAAGCCGGGAAAATTTCGTAAGCCTACTGCACCGCCCATGGTCAACTTACACGTTCACCGACGATGCCTTGATCTATCTGGAAAAACTGGATTACCCCAAAAAGTGGCTACGCGTTCTTAATCCATACAGAGGCGTCACCTTCCTGAGCCATGAAGCCTGGGAAGAATGTATGAAAGACCTGAGACTAACTGGTAGACGGCGCCAGCAGGCCAGTGAAGCCATGATTTATGGCAGCCTGATACAGCATGGAGCAGGACATCTTACCACCTTCAGTGATGGGGCAAGGCAGTTCGACGTTTTCAAACACAGCCAGTGCTGGATACATGCAGAGCGAGGGCTGGCAAAAGTTCATCCGGTCAATGATCAGCAGGCCATGGCTCAGAAATGGCTTCGGACATGGTTCTGGGCCATTTACGATGACCTTAAAGACTTCAAGACAGAGCCAACTGAAAAAAAGGCAATAAAAGTACGACAGGGGTTCCAGGCGCTGATCCAAACCCAAACGTGCAGTGGGCTTCTTCAGGATGCTCTGTCAGGGTTGGCTGTAATCAAGGAAGAGCTATTACTGGTTCTGGATGACCCGAGCTTACCGCTGCACAACAACCTGAGCGAGAGTCAGATACGAGAATATGTTAAACGACGAAAGATCAGTAGTGGGACGCGAAGCGATTTGGGGCGGCAATGTCGCGACACCTTTGCCAGCCTGAAAAAAACGTGTCGCCTGTATGGTCTCTCTTTTTGGGATTATCTGAAAAGCCGACTAATGGGCGATGGGTTATTTCCGAGATTGAGTAACCTGATTGAGGAGGCTTCACGTCATCTTCCGTGTGGTGCTGCCAGCAGTTTTTGAGAAATTACTCAAAGAGTTATTGCAATTCTGCTTCGATAGCTTTGATGGAGCTACTGAGCCTACATGCTTTTTGCTTATCGGTGACAGTGGTCTAGGAAAGTCACTGGTTGCAGAATTGTTTCATAAATCTTATCCTGACTATGAAGAAGATTTAGGTGACAGAATTAATTCAATTAAACCGATTGTACGTTTTTCTCTTCCTTCCCATGCTAAAAGATACGAAGCAATTCGAGCCTTTTTAAAGGCTATAGGTGATCCTCGTTGGGATTCAAGTGATTCATTTGATCTCAAAAATGCGCGTCTTATAGATTATCTTAGAGATACCTGTAAGACTAAGATGATTATCATTGACGAGTTTCATCATTTAACGCAGGCAATGAGCAGTGCTGAAATTGTTTTTACTGCTGATTGGTTGAAGCTTCTAATAAAGGAAACTAAGATCCCGATCGTTGGTATTGGTATGCCTTGGGCTCAACGTATCCAAAGTAATAATCAGCAAATGGGGACAATATTTACAATGGTCGAAGAGTTGTTTCCTTTTAAAATAAGTGATGAAGATAGTCTTGAAATATACTGCAGTTTTTTGAATACATTATCCTCAAGATTGAAAAAAGAATTTTCAATAGATGCTGGTTGTTTAATTGAGCCAGAAGTGTTGTTTCCATTATTTATATCGAGTAATGGCTGCCCCAAGCTAATCATGAAGCTAATTGCTCATGCGTCATCATTATCCGAAGTGAGGGTTTTAAATGTAAAAACATTTTATAATCTATATAGGTTTCATTTTGGTTCTTCTAAGCCAAATCCATTCGTGCCTGAATATAAGGATATGAAAGCTGTTCAGATTGAATCAAGCCCAGATTGGGATAAGTCTAAGAAGAAGATAGTTCTACCAAACTCCAGAGAGTTGAGTGTACGAGACATCTTTACCTTAGGTCGATCAGCAGGTTTTTTTTGATTGTTTTTTTATGTTGGTATTTAAGTGGATAGAGAAATTGGTTGTTCGCCATTCTTAAGCAGGCCTAAAGTCTTCCCAGATGAAACGCTAGAAAGCTATTTGATAAGAGTTGCAAGATCAAATAGTATTTCGCTGAGAAGTTTGATTAGATTCATATGCTTAGGTATCGATGGCGTAGAAGATAGTTCTGTCCCTGGATTTGATGAATTTAATCTGTTTCATGCTAATTTGCACCCCGAGATTCGTTATAGAGGCGTTGATCAGCTGGCAGCCAGAGTTGGCATTACAAGTCAATCGCTACGAGATATAACCTTGAGCAGATCGATAACCAAGTGCTCAAATAATCTATCAAACTTTATTTACCAAAATGTAAAAATACCAAATACTCTGTATCGAAGGTATTTCGTTCCGGTTTGCCCTGCCTGTTTGGCCGAAAGTGGATATATACGGCAGTATTGGCACGTATCTATCAATATAATCTGTCCGACACATAAAGTTTTTTTGATTGATAAGTGTCCAAAGTGTGGGGTCTCTATTTCTTATATAAAAAACAGGAGCATCTCTAACTGTTCGTGTGGGTTTGATTTGAAAAAAGCCACTTCAACCTCTCTATCTATAAATCTTGAATATGATTTGTTATTAGAAACCTCGAGTTTAATTGCTCATGCTTTTAATAAAGGTATTGTATTTGAATCAGAAAAATTATCCTGCCTGGGTAGTAATGTATTTCATCTGTTCTGCTTTGCGCTTTTTTACTTTCGCTATATTGATGATGGCAATTCTATTAGCGAATATGGTGTTGACTCAGATAAGATACTAGCTTTTCATGATTTTCTACGCGACTGGCCAGTTGCTTATAAAGACTTCTTGGAAAATAAAGTGATAAAAGGCTAAGTTACCGTTAATGGTTGAATCAGCTAAACTCCCATAAAATCTACGTTGTAGGGGAGTGATATGCAATCTGAACTCTTCCAGAATTTTATTGATTCCATTTCAACATTAACCAGTGAACAGCGAGACATTCTTAACAACTCGCTCCTTAGTACTCAAATAGAGGTTACCGAGGTAGTAGAAACCACTGACTCTGAACCTGTTTACAGTGAATCTATACCCAATAACGATAATGCAACACCTGACGTAGAAAAGAGCATACTTGCCCAATTTGCCGAAAACCCCAGGTGCCCCAAATGCAAAAGCCATAGCGTTGGTCGCTGGGGCATACGAAATGGCCGACAGCGCTACCACTGCAAGACTTGCGACTCAACGTTTAACGCCTTTAGTGGAACGCCTTTGGCAAGGCTCAGGCACCCTGAAAAATGGAACAAGTACCTCGCAGGTATGACTCACTCTATGGTCTTGCGACCAGCTGCTGCTGAGAATGCCATTGACTTGAAAACTGCGTTCCGCTGGCGTCACCGCTTTCTTGAAGTGATTAATAATGATCAAGCAGAAGAGCTTTGTGGCATTACTGAGCTTGATGAAACATTTTTCCGTGAATCCTTCAAAGGGCAAAGAGAAGGCCTTCCACGGCCAACCCGAAAGCGGGGTAATGATCCCAACAAAGCCCGAAAAGTCCCGGTAATGGTGGCTCGGGACCGTAATCGAAATACCGTTGACGGTGTATTAGAAAACGAAAGTGCTAATGAATTGTGCAGGCATTTAAATGGCCGCATATCGATACAGGCCACGGTCTGTGCGGATGCACACCTCGCTCACGAAAAACTTGCTGACAAGCTTGGATTTGTCTTCAAGGAGCTGGTGACATCAGCAGGTCAACATGTTGTTGAAGGCATCTACCACATCCAGACTGTAAATTCTTATCACAGTCATTTAAAACGCTGGATTGGCGGCGTATTCCAAGGGGTTGCAACTCGTTACCTTCCCCATTATCTGGCCTGGAGGCGAGAACTGACGGCAGCAAAAAAATTAACTGTTGGCCGGTTGATCAGCAGAATTACTGAACATTGGTGCTTCCAACCATTAACGGTAACTTAGCCGTGATAAAAGGTTTACGGCTGTTGGTTAAGCCTGCATATAAAACAGGATTCAATAAGGTATTTGGAAGACTAATACAAGAAGTTCAAAATCTTCCAGATAATTGTTTGAAACACAACGCAGTCCTCAGAGAAACTCTAGAATTTTTTCAGAAAGTATGTGCGAGTGAGAAAGAAACTAAAAGCCGTCACGCAGTGTCAAGCTTACTGCTTACAAAACAGGAGACTGCATTGATCTTGCAGATGAAAACAAATACAGTTGCTCAACTGACGGGCAAAGGTTGCTTATTTGCTTCGCAAAAAAAACTCGAAGCCTATGTACCTTTGTATCCATTAGGTCTGCGTATTCTGGTTAACTTGAACACCTATTCTGTTTCATTTGAACACCCTGAACTCCTTACACATTGCCCAGTGTGATTTTTAGACCAGGTGTTCAACTGCGTCCAATTTTCCAAGCTTTTTGCGCATGGATTCGCCTTTGAGTTCAATCCGGTGGGCATTGTGCATAAGCCGGTCAAGAATGGCGTCGGCCAGAGTTTCATCACCAATGCTGGCATGCCACTTCCGGGTGGGCAATTGACTGGTAACCAACGTGGAACCTTGCTCGTGCCTGTCATCCATGACTTCCAGCAGATCGTTCCTTTGTTGCTGCGTCAGTGGTTCCAGGCCCCAGTCGTCCAGAATCAGCAAGTCTACTTTTGCCAGTTGTTTCAACTGCCTGCTGTAGCTGCCATCACCGTGGGCAAGGATCAGTTCATCCAGTAGCCTGGACATCCGATAGTACCGGACACTGTAGCCTTTCAGACAAGCCATGTGCCCAAGGGCGCAGGCCAGGTAGCTCTTACCGGAACCACAAGGTCCGGTGATCAACAGGTTCCTGTACCGGTCAAGCCAGCCTCCTCCAGACAGGCTGGCCATCTGGTTCTGTTTGAGACCTCTGGGGTGTTCATAGTCAATGTCGTGTATCCGGGCAGCCAGTTTAAACCGGGCGCTTCTGAGCAGCCGAGCCAGACGTTTATTGTTTCGCTCTGTTTCTTCCTGCTCAGTAAGCAACGACAGTCGTTCTTCAAAGCTAAGGCTACTGTAGGTGCCCGGCTGGTCCAGCTGTTGATTGAGGGCATCTGCCATTCCGGTCAGTCGCAGTGACCTAAGGCGAGCCAGTGTTTCATTGATCATGTTCGCCTCCGGTTATTGATAGCAAATAGCGCCACGAATATTTTCGTGATCATCATGCAAGGGACCTGTCGTTTGTTTTAACTGTGGCTCCAATGGCATCAGGTCTTTGCCTGACTGGAGGATTGATCGGACATTTTTTAACCGATAATCCCCGATGTTCCTGGCATGGGCGCAGGCGTTGTTGAGTCGTTCAGTTCCATATTCCCGC is a window encoding:
- a CDS encoding TniQ family protein, with translation MDREIGCSPFLSRPKVFPDETLESYLIRVARSNSISLRSLIRFICLGIDGVEDSSVPGFDEFNLFHANLHPEIRYRGVDQLAARVGITSQSLRDITLSRSITKCSNNLSNFIYQNVKIPNTLYRRYFVPVCPACLAESGYIRQYWHVSINIICPTHKVFLIDKCPKCGVSISYIKNRSISNCSCGFDLKKATSTSLSINLEYDLLLETSSLIAHAFNKGIVFESEKLSCLGSNVFHLFCFALFYFRYIDDGNSISEYGVDSDKILAFHDFLRDWPVAYKDFLENKVIKG
- a CDS encoding IS1595 family transposase, whose translation is MQSELFQNFIDSISTLTSEQRDILNNSLLSTQIEVTEVVETTDSEPVYSESIPNNDNATPDVEKSILAQFAENPRCPKCKSHSVGRWGIRNGRQRYHCKTCDSTFNAFSGTPLARLRHPEKWNKYLAGMTHSMVLRPAAAENAIDLKTAFRWRHRFLEVINNDQAEELCGITELDETFFRESFKGQREGLPRPTRKRGNDPNKARKVPVMVARDRNRNTVDGVLENESANELCRHLNGRISIQATVCADAHLAHEKLADKLGFVFKELVTSAGQHVVEGIYHIQTVNSYHSHLKRWIGGVFQGVATRYLPHYLAWRRELTAAKKLTVGRLISRITEHWCFQPLTVT
- the istB gene encoding IS21-like element helper ATPase IstB encodes the protein MINETLARLRSLRLTGMADALNQQLDQPGTYSSLSFEERLSLLTEQEETERNNKRLARLLRSARFKLAARIHDIDYEHPRGLKQNQMASLSGGGWLDRYRNLLITGPCGSGKSYLACALGHMACLKGYSVRYYRMSRLLDELILAHGDGSYSRQLKQLAKVDLLILDDWGLEPLTQQQRNDLLEVMDDRHEQGSTLVTSQLPTRKWHASIGDETLADAILDRLMHNAHRIELKGESMRKKLGKLDAVEHLV